Proteins from a single region of Maridesulfovibrio bastinii DSM 16055:
- a CDS encoding RNA recognition motif domain-containing protein gives MSKNLYVGNLPWSASEEDVRNAFEAFGEVTSVKLIEDRETGRPRGFGFVEMSDDNAAQEAISALDGNDFGGRNLKVNEAKPRTERPRW, from the coding sequence TTGTCTAAAAATTTATATGTTGGAAACCTTCCCTGGTCCGCAAGTGAAGAAGATGTACGTAACGCTTTTGAAGCATTCGGCGAAGTAACTTCCGTTAAACTCATCGAAGATCGTGAAACTGGCCGTCCCCGTGGATTCGGTTTTGTTGAAATGAGCGACGACAATGCAGCTCAGGAAGCAATCAGCGCTCTTGACGGCAACGACTTCGGCGGACGTAACCTCAAGGTTAACGAAGCTAAGCCCCGCACCGAGCGTCCTCGCTGGTAG